The following DNA comes from Ictalurus punctatus breed USDA103 chromosome 19, Coco_2.0, whole genome shotgun sequence.
TAACTCTCTGCGTGCATTTAACAATCGGCAGGAAGTTGGCAGGAGGGGCAGACGGGACTTATTTTAGTGTTATAAGTAGCGCATGACCACATCTTTTTCAAGCGTCACAGGCAAGCAATGCTTCACttgctgaaaacaaacaacagcagAATAGTTTTTCCACTGTGTGAATGTACATTTGGCAACGAGGCACAGGAGTACTTCTTGCATAAGGAAAAGCCAAACACATAAGGTCTGGATTGTTGCTGATTGGCTAGAGAGAGTCACACACCCATCACATACTACACAgttcacctctctctccctttcacacacacacacaacaacaaatttACACCATACATTTTGTTTGGGTCCATCATTGGGTGTCACTTTCCCAGGAGCCGGTGTCAGTTCACTTtgagcttatttttttttttttttaaacccagccAGACAAAAAGTGTTCTTTGATCATTTGCTTGCGTCCGCTCGCCACATGACCAGCCTCGTCGGGGCACGCTGCACTCGAGACACCCCGATAAGATCTCGTTCCAGGCAAGCGTCTAAAATAATCTGACCGTAAGGATATAAGCTACCTCAAAGGGACGGGTGCACGGTCATGGTTTTAGTCCACTGCACTGCAAAGCTCGGTCGGTGCACCTGTTGCAGAGTTCGGGATCTTGTCATAGGCGATAAGCCACAAACAGCGCAAAGCTAAAAATAACTGTTAAAGGACCTTTGGAGAATTCTGATCTAGACGAGGACAGTTTAATCGAACGGCACAGTGCAAGGTTGGTCATCAGAcccaaatgtacagtataatatgaTGCATGAGAGAATGCATAAAAGTGTGCATACGCAATTCATACCCTTTGTGAAGTTTCAGGGCTGCACAAATATACATGCGCAACTGGGTACCGGAATGGAAATGCGACCCCTTACTGCGAGTCAAATACAGTAGCATATCAAtaattgttcatttatttattttttttcttctccgtCCAAGGTCGTGTGTATGACGGAAAGGTTTACACAGGACTCTGCAACTTTAACGAGAGGTGGGAACGTCTGTCCCTCGCTCAGAAAAAAGGAATGAACCATCGCTACCAGCTGGGCTGCAACTGCAGGGtgagtggacacacacacacggatatatacaaacacattttcTCCCGAATAACCAGAAAAATCTTCAGTCGGTTAAATTATAGTGTACACCACAGAACTTAATTCTGTGTACCCACCCAGTGGAAAAGAGTGGCTTGGGCAAAGAGCCTGCAAAAACAATTGAGCAATTTGATTTAATTAGTGGTTCCATGCCAATAGTACACATACCAGCTAAAGGGCTGGCTATGGTGCTGGTAGTAGGagtaacacaaaaacacacacatacaaacacattttaattaagTTTGGGAAACCAAGATTTGAGTGTACGTGGGAAATTTAGCCGTCACAGCGTGTACGAAGGAACCAGCACTTAACTGGACCATGATTACTATCCCTGATAGCTACTGAAATAACTCACTGGAACATTGCTACATTATAGAGCTGTATCTATACAAAGTGTCTCATTTACTAatcagctgcacacacacatctttgacTTTTTCGACTCGTGACGGGTCACATTTCGATGCCCCTCTACAACCGTTCGTGGTATTGAATCTCCCCGGACGCCTACTGCGCGTACTCATGCTTAAAAATCCAAACTTGGGAGGCCCTGACTACTATATTACATCTTAAATATCAAGTACTAATTTGTGTTTTGGATTAATTATGCAGTTGGGAAGGGGGGGGAGGAGGGATACCATATTACAGGGATTAATTACCTTATATTAGCTTTATAAACCATGCCGTGATTTCATGTATCTCTTAAAGTAGACTCATTGCAATACTAAGGAACAGTATAACACattcaagcacacacacacttcagcacGTCAGGGTTATAAAACGATGATTATAAAAAAACAAGTGTAATTTAGTTTATCAATGTACTTTTTCCCAATTTTCTTTTCCGCATCTAATCCAAGTGTACACTCATCCTCCTCTCTGTTTATAGATTAAGCCGTGCCACTATTTGCCCTGCTTCGTGACCTCAAAGAACGAGTGCCTGTGGACGGACATGTTGTCACACTTCGGCTATCCTGGCTACCAGTCACGGCACTACGCCTGCATCCAGCAGAAAGAGGGCTACTGCAGCTGGTACCGGGGCATGACCTCCCGCGACAAAACCAACATGAACACCACGGATCCCTGAAATAAccgaagtcttttttttttttctttttttttttggaaatctaTTTTTCCCCCTACTACCCATCAAACcaatcatttgttttttttttttttttgttttgtttgtttttttcactcaAAAGTTTCCTTTCCTTGTTTCCAGAATATACAGGAAATAAGGAAACGATTCAGATCGTGCCGAATGACAATTTTATTGATGCCTGTGGTAGCACTTTAGAGGTAAACAATACCTGTGTTTTAATGCATACTATATTTACGCTGTGGCCCAGTCGACGTGCGCTCTGCTGTCCACAGAGACGCACGCTGAGCAGTCCATGCAATCAAAGGAGCCGTCAGTGGGAGAGACAAGAAATGAATCcgggtatttaaaaaaaaaaaaaaaaaaaaactggtttcAGAATGCGTAATTAGAATTTGTGTCATAAATACAGCCAAAAGTGTGACGTACGACGTGTATAGCGAGAAACGCCCACAAAAATCATCTCAAGTCATGatggtgtatttttaaaaaattattattattcatagcAATCCACTCTTATTACTATGACACCGTATTCCCACTCTAGACGTCTCTCGTGTTCAAATTCAGAACAACGTGCGTGATATTCAGATGAAAACAGCTAACCGAAttgtagaatgttttttttgttttttttttgtctttggcGATTTCTTGCCTCGCCCTTTTTGGTTCTTTTGAGAATGCACTAAACAAGCTTTCTAAACTGCTGCCTTGTTACCGATTCAAACATTTGGAAACTTCCATCACGCCGCATATAAAGCAATAAGTGTTACTGTGAAAAGGTCGGGTGCCAGACGGACACAGCATCACTTAACACAGCACGTGTAGAGATGATACGCCATGATATACAGTATCACGCTCGCAGTTCAATCCAGTCACAGGACAGTGTCTGACGTAATAATTTATGAAAGCAATACTGGTCCTCCTTCAGAAGCAGTTaagtgttattttatattatttagaaTGATATGAATAACTGTATAGATCCACCATGTATGCTGTATAATATCTATTTATAAGTAagtgatcctttttttttttttttttttttttttgcctgcctCTTACTTTGTGCTGTAGTTGTTCAACGTCGCTAATATAATCTTCTGCATTCAAAGTTGATTGGTTTGAATAGTCATGAATAATAACAGAgttataatgtatattttttacaaCTCaacgaaaaaaacaaacaaacgcataGCAGACGTCGTGGGGAACAGTTATTTTCTTGAACAGagcatttagtttattttttaaagtgtttctcTCGCTCGTTATGGTATAAGCTACGAAACGATGACCTGACTAAAACCTCTGTCGCGTTTTTGCGCATGTTAATATGTCCGGCGCTCCAGATTAACGTCATCTAACGGTCCACACAGAATCGGCTCTCTTGCCTGCACTGATTTGTATTCATGATTGAACTTAATCTGGACTGAGAAACTGCCCCATAGTGTGTTACAAGAAAAGGCTACAAAATCCTGTGCAAATCCCAGAACCAAAAGTCAAGCGTGTGCCAGGAGTTACTTGGCGTTTtctggaggggggaaaaaaaaaaaaaaagtactgcaTTTGTACGATGGTGATGTTTATTAGTGTTAATTTGATGGTACTTCTCTGATGAAGATTGAGCTGGCTGGTACTaacaaagggtttttttttttttttttttttttttttttttttttttttttttttttaaaaagtgtcaccGCACAAACAGAGGTTTTAGTTTTGGTAGTAGTTATGGAtaaaatatttctataaagaTATAGACCTATTTGAAATGGACAGATACAAatattgttgattttttttttgtttgtttgtttgtttgtttttttgttactaagttcttgttttgtcttttttccatATTCACAGTATTGACAATATCTTCAGCTCATTCCTCTCTCTGAGACTAAGACGCCTCCGCTAGACGAAACGGCGGAAACAATTCGGTCATTAATTGGCATTTCCGATGAACGTTTACCATAAATCATGTTTGATTGAGACCTGTACAGGAGTACAGCCTCCATCACCAACCAGTTGAAACAGATGAATAGTTTAAGATTTCTATAACTAATTGTACTGTTAACAAACATACTTATGACGCTAAATACACcgtatttattcaaataattcGCCATGTCGGGAAAAACCGAGGCATCTTAGTCTCCATCACTTTATGCTTGTGTAAAATACTGTCTGTTTTACACACCTTGCAGTCAATCATGCCTTGAATATAATTAATAGAACGttcaagatgttttttttttttttttttatgtactgtgtgtgtgtgtgcgtgtgtgtgtacactgatTTGTAAGGGGAAATGTCTTTCTTGTAGGAGCTTACAGAAATGTTATGATTTTTAATTtctcttttatatttttataataaagatTTAATGAAAATTGCATTTGTGAACATGTCCTATTTAACAAAATGTATGTttatactttaaataaaaacgaaTGCCTGCCTGAATTTGGGCAgagtgtatgtatattatatcaGATTCTACgtctaaataaacaaatcaagttTGTTCTTGTATGGTCTGACTTGCGTATGAATCAATGCGAAGAACTCACAGCTGACACACACAGTAAAACCGTCATCTTTCCCTATGCGTTTAGCTCCATCGGTTTATCACTCCGGATTTTGATCATAAAAATCGTGAATATCCGTCTATGGTCTATCAGGAACCTTGACTGGATTGGGATTCAGCTGAGCAGCATAATAAATAGATGTGGACACTCACCATCTGTGTGTGGTTGGGGAAGAAAGTCTGCTCGTTCAGTGGGAATTTCTCTGGACCCAAGTCATGGTAGAGTTTGATCATATGAGCAAACTGCATGCAAAAACACACGTTTGAAAATCTGAGTTATCAATACAACAAAACATCAATTATGGTGCATTTGTATACGAAGCCCTCACGAACCTTCAAATAATCTCCAGAATTGCTGGAACGTTCCACACAAACATTAACATACTGTAGGAAGAAATGTGTTCAGGGTTTTATGTGCGACGTAAGTTCGAAACTGAGATCGATATTTACGTAGGGAAGGTTACGCACGGTCAGAGGTGGTTTGAGCACCTGCTCAACATTCAGGTTATTCAAATGATCTGCGTACAACCTCTAAGTACGATCGTCGGAGATGGGGTTTTTCAATAGCATCTTGACGATCACCATTTAACACAACCGTTAAGTATGAAAAATCAGGGAgagaaaaattatatatatatatatataaaatagaaatgaaGACTGATACAATGATACAATGTCTTAATTTAACAATAAGGCTTTCACCCTCATTTTTATTATGCtttattcagtgtttttaatCCGATTTGCTCTGCTGTAAAGAAATCCATTATtttataaattcattattttcctcaaaatcctacaaacaacaccccataatgacaacgtgaaagaagtttgtttgaaatctttgcaaatttattcaaaataaaaaacaaaaaagcacatgcacattcacagcCTTCGCTCAATGCTTTGTCGAAGCACCTtcggcaccaattacagcctcaagtctttttgagaatgatgctacaagcttggcacgaCTATTtctgggcagtttctcccattctccTTTGCAGGACTTCtcgagctccatcaggttggatggggcgcgtcggtgcacagccattttcagatctctccagagatgttcaatcgggttcaagtctgggctctgactgggccactcaaggacattcatagggttgtcctgtagccactcctttgttatcttggctgtgtgcttagggtcgttgtcctgttggaagattaagcttcgccccagtctgaggtccagagcgctctggagcaggttttcatcaaggatgtctctgtacattgctgcattcatctttccctcgatcctgactagtctcccggttcctgccgctgaaaaacatccccacagcatgatgctgccaccaccatgcttcactgtagggatggtattggccaggtgatgagtgctgcctggtttcctccagacatgacgcttgccattcaggccaaagagttcaatctttgttcaatctttggtctgagagtccttcaggtgccttttgccAAACTCCATGCAGGCTGTCATgggccttttactgaggagtggcttccatctggccactctaccattccggcctgattgatggagtgctgcagagatagttgttcttctggaaggttctcctctctctacagagacacgctggagctctgtcagagtgaccattgggttttgtctcctccctgactaaggcccgtctcccccgatcgctcagtttggccgggcggccagctctaggaagagtcctgctggttccaaacttctccatttacggatgatggaagccactgtgctcattgggagcttcaatgctgcagaaatgtttctgtacccttccccagatctgtgcctcggtacaatcctgtctcggaggtctacagacaattccttggacttcatggcttggtttgtgctctgacatgcattgttaactgtgggaccttatatagacaggtgtgtgcctttccaaatcatgtccgaTCAACTGAATtgaccacaggtggactccaatctagttgtagaaacatctcaaggatgatcagtggaaacaggatgcacctgagctcaattttgagtgtcatggcaaaggctgtgaatacttatgtacatgtgctttttttgtttttttatttttaataaatttacaaagatttcaaacaaacttctttcacgtggtcattatggggtgttgtttgtagaattttgagggaaataatgaatttaatccattttggaataaggctgtaatataacaaaatgtaGGGAAAGtaaagcgctgtgaatactttccggatgcactgtatatcgTTGTCTAAAGATCAATATCTGCTTGCTCCCtgctccaaaaaaaaccccccaatagtaaccattacagaaattctaatggtttccactacaaatatcaTTACAAATCATCAGCTATCCATTGAAACCATGCCCATTATCGGTCCTTAATattatccactagacataaaatgccaccaatagaaggcaacaaattaccagtagagaacctcagagaccattacagtttccattaaaaccaatacagttcccattaaaaccattacaaattctatgagggtttctatagtagttttttttccagcagggctGCTATTTTCAGCTCATTACTCTTCTTGGATATGTGTTGTTATTAATGTTTGTTAGACTGTTAGCCCAGCTGCCATAACACAGGTATAGGACTGATAGCACTGAATTGAACAGGCTTCTTAAAACGATCAATTTAAGATTTTACCATTGAACTGCTTGATAACACTTAGAGCACAAAAGGAGTCACTTACAACCCAGGGCTTGCTACAGAAGTTGTAGATGGCATGCAGGGAGTTGATGCTTGGCACACTGCCATACTGCAGACCAATCACAAGGCTTCTGAAGTCTTCTCCCGGGGTCATGCTGTAGGCATGCTGGCGAATCAGGATGAAATCTGGCTTGAAGGacctataaaataaacaaggacACAGTGTCATCAAGCACCATTATTACGCACGAAcccctggtgtgtgtgttttttttgttttttttaccctaCCAGTATGCAAATTTGGGCTGAAGTCTGAGGGTGGTGGTGTCACAAGAAAACATCAGAAGTGCATAGAAGTACAACTTGTTCCAAGTTACAAGTCTAATATTCCTCGTCACAAATTTGTATTCTGTATCTGTCAGATGGCAAAACTCTTAGATGTGCACTGAGCCCTGAACGCGAAGGTGTAAGTAACATCTCTGTAGGACAAACAAGACGGAacctattgaagaaaaactatttcagacattgaccttg
Coding sequences within:
- the LOC108279674 gene encoding metalloproteinase inhibitor 3 is translated as MKPVCQLLSLLFVFSSLRLDELEACSCALTHPQDAFCNSDIVIRAKVVGKKLLKDGPFGTMRYTVKQMKMYKGFNTVQHVQHVYTDASESLCGVKFDINKYQYLITGRVYDGKVYTGLCNFNERWERLSLAQKKGMNHRYQLGCNCRIKPCHYLPCFVTSKNECLWTDMLSHFGYPGYQSRHYACIQQKEGYCSWYRGMTSRDKTNMNTTDP